A stretch of the Lolium perenne isolate Kyuss_39 chromosome 3, Kyuss_2.0, whole genome shotgun sequence genome encodes the following:
- the LOC127341988 gene encoding cytochrome P450 736A117 yields MALVALALLLLAFTVSLLYLLRKPTPPRSGSDGTRRRQLPPSPRGMPLLGHLHLLGSLPHRALRSLAAAHGPVLLLRLGRVPAVLVSSAVAAEEVMRTRDLAFASRPPSAMAERLLYGRDVAFAPYGEYWRQARRVCVVHLLSPLRILSFRRVREEEAAALVDRVRDAGAGGAVVDLCEPLLVYANTVVSRAAFGDKSARGLYVDGDKGRVLRKVFTDFEELLGTAPLGELLPGLGWVDAVKGTEGKIRRTFEALDGVLEKVIDDHRHRRQAGRQKGEDSDDHWDFVDVLLDVNETDNEVGIRLDTIEIKAIILDMFAAGTDTTSTAMEWAIAELIAHPNSMRKLQDEIRAVIGVADQHVVTEDHLDKLLYLKAVVKETLRLHPPIPLLVPREPPNDAEILGYHVPARTRVVINAWAIGRDPATWDRAEEFVPERFLDSAVDYRGQDFELIPFGAGRRGCPGVGFAVPTVEMALASLLYNFDLAPAAGTSLDLREVNGLSVRLKSGLPLVAKPRFS; encoded by the exons ATGGCCTTGGTTGcactcgcgctcctcctccttgCCTTCACCGTATCTCTCTTGTACCTCCTTCGTAAGCCCACTCCTCCGCGCAGCGGCAGCGATGGAACGCGGAGGCGCCAGCTGCCGCCATCGCCGCGCGGCATGCCGCTCCTTGGCCACCTCCATCTCCTGGGCTCCCTGCCTCACCGTGCGCTCCGATCGTTGGCCGCAGCGCACGGCCCGGTCCTGCTGCTCCGGCTCGGCCGCGTGCCAGCCGTGCTCGTGTCCTCGGCTGTCGCGGCGGAGGAGGTGATGAGGACCCGCGACCTGGCCTTCGCGAGCCGCCCGCCCAGCGCCATGGCCGAGCGGCTCCTCTACGGGCGCGACGTGGCGTTCGCGCCCTACGGCGAGTACTGGCGCCAGGCGCGCCGCGTGTGCGTGGTCCACCTCCTCAGCCCGCTCCGCATCCTCTCCTTCCGCCGCGTCCGGGAAGAGGAGGCCGCCGCGCTGGTCGACCGCGTCCGCGACGCGGGGGCTGGCGGCGCCGTCGTCGACCTGTGCGAGCCTCTTCTCGTCTACGCCAACACGGTCGTCTCGCGCGCCGCGTTCGGGGACAAGAGCGCGCGCGGCTTGTACGTCGATGGTGACAAGGGACGCGTGCTGAGGAAGGTGTTCACGGACTTCGAGGAGCTGCTCGGCACGGCGCCTCTGGGGGAGCTCCTGCCGGGGCTTGGGTGGGTGGACGCCGTGAAGGGGACGGAGGGCAAGATCAGAAGGACGTTCGAGGCGCTGGACGGTGTGCTCGAGAAGGTGATAGACGACCACCGCCACCGGCGTCAAGCCGGCCGGCAGAAGGGCGAGGACAGCGACGATCACTGGGATTTCGTGGACGTGCTGTTGGACGTGAACGAGACGGACAACGAAGTTGGCATTCGGCTCGATACGATCGAAATCAAGGCTATAATCCTG GACATGTTCGCGGCGGGGACGGACACCACGAGCACGGCGATGGAGTGGGCCATTGCGGAGCTCATCGCCCACCCAAACAGCATGAGGAAGCTCCAGGACGAGATCCGGGCGGTCATCGGCGTCGCCGATCAGCACGTCGTCACCGAGGACCACTTGGACAAGCTGCTCTATCTCAAGGCCGTGGTGAAGGAGACGCTGCGCCTGCACCCTCCGATCCCTCTCCTCGTGCCACGAGAGCCACCCAACGACGCCGAGATACTCGGCTACCACGTCCCGGCGCGCACACGGGTGGTGATCAACGCGTGGGCCATCGGCCGGGACCCGGCGACGTGGGATCGCGCGGAGGAGTTCGTGCCGGAGAGGTTCCTCGACAGCGCCGTGGACTACAGGGGCCAGGACTTTGAGCTCATACCGTTCGGCGCCGGCCGGCGGGGGTGCCCCGGTGTTGGGTTCGCCGTGCCCACCGTGGAGATGGCGCTCGCGAGCTTGCTGTACAATTTCGACCTGGCGCCGGCCGCCGGGACTTCGCTGGACTTGCGCGAGGTCAACGGCCTCTCCGTGCGCCTCAAGTCTGGCCTGCCGCTCGTCGCTAAACCGCGGTTTTCGTGA